The Qipengyuania oceanensis genome includes the window GAGCACCGGCACGACCATGAAAACGATGAAGATCGTGCTCATCAACCGGGCCATCGCATCGCCTTCGAACCGATCGCGGATGATCGCGGCGGGCAGCACGCCCAGCCCGGCGGTGGCGAATCCCTGCAGCGCGCGCAGCACCAGGAGCATGTCGAAACTGGGCGCGAAGGCACAGGCGATGGAGAAGCCGACATAGGCCGCGAAGCTGACCCACAACACGCGCCTGCGGCCGAAGCGGTCGGCGAAGCTGCCCGGAACGAGGCACCCGACGCCGGTCGCGAGCAGGTAGATGCCGACGACCAGCTGGCGCCGGTTGGGGTCGGTCACCCCGTAGCTTCCGGCAATTTCGTCGAGCGCGGGCAGCATCGCGTCGATCGCCAGCGCGCCCAGGCTCATCACTGCCGCCATCAGGGCGACGAACTCGCCCCGTCCGATGCTGCGTCGGCTGTCGTCGCTGGCGTGGATGCGGGTGATCATCGCGAGGCCCATGCCTGTTGCGCTGCAGCATGGGAAGCGTTTTCCCGTGCAACCTGCTTCAATTGCCAGTCGCGTGCGCTTATTCTCGGGTGATGGACGAACAGGCGACGGCGGAGGAGGAACAAGAGGGCGAAGCCGCCGGCCTGCGCAAGATAATCCACGTGGACATGGACGCGTTTTTCGCGAGCGTCGAACAGCGCGACAATCCGGAATTGCAAGGCAGGCCGGTAGCGGTCGGCGGGTCGAGCGGGCGCGGCGTCGTTGCCGCCGCAAGCTACGAAGCCAGAAAATTCGGCGTCAGGAGCGCCATGCCCTCGGTCACGGCCAAGCGGCTGTGCCCGGACCTCATCTTCGTCAAGAGCCGCTTCGACGCCTATCGCGAGGTCTCCCAGCAGATCCGCGCGATCTTCCGTCACCACACCGAACTGGTCGAACCCTTGAGCCTCGACGAAGCATATCTCGACGTGACCGAGGATCGGCTGGGGATCGGCTCGGCGACGCGCATAGCGCAGATGATCCGGCAGGAGATCAAGGCCAAGACCCGGCTGACCGCGAGCGCCGGGGTCAGCTACAACAAGTTCCTCGCCAAGCTCGCCAGCGACCAGAACAAGCCGGACGGAATCTGCGTCATCAGGCCCGGCCAGGGCGCCGATTTCGTCCAGTCGCTGCCAGTCAGGCGATTCCACGGTGTCGGTCCCAAGGGCGCGGAGAAGATGGCCAGGCTGGGGATCGAGACCGGCGCGGATCTCGCGGGAAAAGACATCGCGTTCCTGCGTGCGAACTTCGGGAGCTTTGCGGATTATCTCTATCGCGCGGCGCGCGGGATCGACCTGCGGCCCGTGCGCTCCAACCGTATCCGCAAGTCGGTCGGCGGGGAGCGGACGTTCTCGGAGGACATCTCGAGCGGACCGGCCTTGCGCGAAACGCTGGAGAACATCGTCGACATCGTGTGGGAGCGGATCGAGCGCGCCGAGGCAAAGGGGCGGACGGTCACGCTCAAGATGAAATACACCGATTTCCAGATCATGACCCGGGCGAAATCGCTGTCCGAGAACGTGCGCGACAAGGCGCATTTCGCCCAGATCGGTCGCGCGCTGCTGGAGGAATCGCTGCCACTGCCGTTGCCGATCAGGCTGATGGGGCTGACGCTGTCGAACCTCGAAGGGGTGGAAAAGAAGGTGGTGCGCGACGAGGCGCAGTTGCGCCTTCTCTAGGAGCCTGTCCGCATGTGCTCGCGCCAGAGTTCGAGCCGTGCGCGGGTCAGCTTGCTCAATGGCTCGGGCAGCGAATTGGCCGGAAAGAGCCGCGCTTCGGCAATCTCGCGTCCGTCGGCCTCGGGCATATCGGTGATCGTGCCGAGGTATACATGGGCCCGGTGGGGTGAGCCGGAGATCGTCTCGTTCAGCACGCCGATGCAACGCAGCCCCGTCACCTCGCAGCCGATTTCCTCGCGCGTTTCACGCCGCACGGCATCCTCCGGGCTTTCGCCACGGGCGAGCCCGCCCCCCGGCAAGCACCAGGATGGCGTGCCATAGCTGTGACGCACCAGCACGACCCGGCCTTCCAGGTCACGCAGAATGGTGGAGACTCCCTCGATCCGCGTGCCGCGCCAGATGCGCCAGCGATGGCGGACGCGATGCGCGATCCGCAAGGCGACCCGGTGGACCGGGCGCGGGATCAGGCGAAGCACGTGACGGGCTGGCTGGCGGCGGCTAGAAGACGCGCGACCGGCAAGTCGTGCTCGCCACGAACCGCGGCATCGAAAACGGCGCGCTTGTCTGCCCCTTCGCCGAGGGTGAAGAGGATCTCGTCGCTGTCGAGCAGCGACGGCATGGTCAGCGTGATCCGGTCGAACGGGGCTTCGGGCGGGAGCGGATCGGGCGTCAGCTGCCGCACCTGTGCCGGGTCATCGACCTGCGGATCGGTATTGGGAAACAGCGACGCGATATGCCCGTCCGCACCCATGCCGAGCCAGGCGAGCGCGAAATGCGGGATGGCCTCCATCACCGTCAGCGGCGCGACCTCGGCCCCGACGGGTTCGAAGATCGCGCGGATCCGTCCGCGATTGCTCGCCGGATGATCGAGCGGCACAACGCGGTCGTCGCCTGCAAAGATCACGATGCGCGACCAGGCGAGCTCGGCCTTCGCCAGCTCCTCCATGATCGGGAACGGCGTCGAACCTCCGGGCACGGTGATCGCCAACGGGCCCTCGCCCGCGGCCAGCGCCGAACGCAGGCGAGACTCGATCCAGTCTGCGATCGCGGATGATCCGGCGTCTTCGATGACAGTGACGTTGTCCATCGCCCTCCCATAACGAAAAAAGCCGCGGTCGCCTATCGCGCCGCGGCTCTCTTCCGGTGATGGGCGAAACGTTACTTGGCGGTCTGGTTGAGGAACCAGACGCGCTCCTCTGCCTGGTCGATCCAGTCGTCGACGAGGCCGTTCGTGGCATTGTCGTTCGCTTCTTCGGACGTCTGCTTCACCTGTTCGAGCCGTTCGAGCAACTTGCGATTGTCGTCCCGCAATTCGGCGACCATCGCATCCGGCGTCAGCGTCACGTCGTCCTGGTCCTTGATCGCGGTGATCTTGGCGACCGACCCGACCGAGGTCAGCGTGTATTCGTCGTTCTTGCGTACGCGTTCGCCGATCACGTCGACCAGCGAGATGATCTGCGCGGCCTGTTCGTCGAACAGCAGGTGCAGGTCGCGAAAGCGCGGACCCGCGATGTGCCAGTGGAAGTTCTTGGTCTTGATGTAGAGCGCCAGGTGATCGGCGAGCGCGCCGTTCAGCGCTTCGATCAGCGCGGTTTTCGAATTGTTGCCACTGTCGGCCATGTGTCGGCTCCTCTTCGTCTTCGTCGTTCGGGTGTTATCCCATCAACGGTCCGGCACGTCCCGGGTTGCATGAGGATTCGTCATCGAAATGAACGAGTAAGTCAAGCAATAGGCCGCTATTGAGCGAAAGCGCCGAAATAGAACGCTCCGGCTGCGAGGACCGTCGCAGCTCCATAGCGAGCGTTTACCCCGAATTTCTCCGCCCCGCCACGCAGGGCAAGCGCTGCCGCGACACCCGTTCCCATCGCCAGCCCCGCCGAGAGGCCGGTAAAATCCGATGCGATCAGGCCGAGTGCCAAGGCGAGCGATGCCACCCCGTCACGGATCGCGAAGGCGGCAGCGACGAGCCCGATGGCAAAGCCCGAACGGGTCGGCTCGGCAGGCTCGACCAGCGCGTAGGGTTTCAGCACGAGGAACACCGTCACCGCGAGCAGGCCTGCGGCTGCCGCTCGCGCGAGTTCGTGCCCCAGCACAGGAGTGATCGCAGCGCCGGCCAGCAGCAGCAAGCCGATGATCGCGAGCTGGCCGACGAAGGCCGGGACCAGCAGCGCGCTACGCACATCTGCCTTGCGCCCGAGCACATCAAGCAGGCGCGCCACGTTTCCCGAAAGTCCGGTAAAGAGCGCGGCTATCAGCCCGTATATTGCCAGCGCCACCCCTCGATCAGCCGAGGTGCTGCCAGGGTCCGGTAATCGCCAGCGTGGCTGCAGGGCTGTAGCTGTTGACGAACAGTACCCGCCCATCCGGAGAGAAGCAGGCCCCTGCCCACTCGGTCTGGCGGCGCAGCTTGGCCAGCGGATAAGCGCGCCCGTCCCGCGTCACGCCGCGAAGGTGGTTGTCGACCACCTCGGTGTACTGGTCCTCGCAAACAATCAGCTGGCCGTCCGGCGCGATCGTGAGATTGTCGCCGTAATTGAACTGGTCGGGATCGGTGCTCTCGTAGAACAGCGACACGGTCTCGCGCGATCCGTCGAACGCCGGGCGCAAGCGGAAGATCTGGCCGAGCTTGGCCGCACCGCCGCTGGTACAGGCGAAATAGAGTTCGCCATCGCCCATGTGGATCCCCTCGCCGCGGGCGAAGCGCGCGCACCCCTTGGCGGCACCACGCTGGCGCAGGTCGTCTTTGGGTGCCTCCACATCGTCCATGACGACCCATTCGACCGCGTATTCACGCTCGCGCGGCATGTTCGAACCATCCCAGTTGCGCGTATCGTCGAGGCCGACGATCCGCATCGCCTGCAGTTGCCCGCCCTCGGCCAGCCGCTTTCCGCTGTTGGGCACGAAGCGATACAGCAGCGAATCGTCGCGATCCTCGGTCAGGTAGATCAGGCCATTGCGCGGATCGACACAGGCCGCCTCGTGATTGAAGCGGCCCATGGCCTTCAGCGGCACCGCATCGATGAGACCCGTCGCCGTCGCCGGGACTTCGAATATCCAGCCGTGATTCTTGTCGAGGCCCTCGCCATAACGCTGGCCGGGTCCGGTCACCGCCTCCTCGCAGGTCAGCCAGCTTCCCCAAGGGGTAGTCCCGCCTGCGCAATTGCGAATCGTTCCGGCGAGCGAGCGGAATTGCTTCTCCACGGCGAGCGTGCGCGCATCGAGCACGATGTTGGTCGTGCCGCCCGGCAGAACCAGCCCGTCGCGCTTGCCGAAACCCTTGGGGAGCGGATCGCCGATGTCCTGCCCGGGCATGAGTTCGTGATTGCGGACCAGCACCAGCTTGCCGCCGCCGATGTCGAAGCAGCCCATGCCGTCGGCCGCATCGGGCACCGAACCGCCATCGTCCATCCGGTCGCCGAGCTTCGAGAGGATCCGGTACGAAAAGCCCTGCGGCAAGTCGATGAAGCCAGCAGGATCGGCAACGAGATCGCCATAGCCGGCCACGCGCGGACTGCCGGTACCGGCCGGGCCGCGCACGCTGCATCCGCTGGCGACCAGCGCCGCCATGGCGACGGCCGTCGAGCCGAGGAACTGCCTGCGATCCTGGATGGGCATTTTCACTACTGGTTTCTCCTGCGCGCGAATTTTGCTTGCTCCGGCCATAGTGACGCGGAATGGTCCCGGTAAACAACCGAAATGACAAATGGGAGATAGCGATGAAACTTGAACAGGGCATGGCGGCAGTCGTTACCGGCGGCGCATCGGGGCTCGGGCGGGCGAGTGCGCAGGCCTTGGCGGATCAGGGCCTGAAGGTCGCGATCTTCGACATCAACGATGAAGCCGGCGAGGAACACGCACAGGCCATCGGCGGAACCTTCCACCATGTCGACATCATGGACGAGCAATCGGTCGAGGACGGCTTCGTCGCCGCCCGGGCAGCCAACGGGCAGGAGCGCGTGACCGTCCACTGCGCGATGGCGAGCCAGCGCGGCAAGACCATCGGCTGGGACAAGGAATCGGGCGGCTACAAGCGCCTGCCGACCGAACATTACGAATTCGGCGCACGCGGCGTGCTGGTCGCCAGCTATCGCGTCGCCTCGATCTCGGCGCTCGGCATGGCGAATGCCGAACCGGTCAACGACGATGGCGAGCGCGGCTCGATCACGCTGACCGCCAGCGTCGCGGCGCAGGACGGCCAGATAGGCCAGGTGATCTACGGCAGCTGCAAGGCAGGAGTGAACGGGCTCGTCCTGCCGATGGCGCGCGACCTGATGGACCTCGGCA containing:
- the dinB gene encoding DNA polymerase IV; translation: MDEQATAEEEQEGEAAGLRKIIHVDMDAFFASVEQRDNPELQGRPVAVGGSSGRGVVAAASYEARKFGVRSAMPSVTAKRLCPDLIFVKSRFDAYREVSQQIRAIFRHHTELVEPLSLDEAYLDVTEDRLGIGSATRIAQMIRQEIKAKTRLTASAGVSYNKFLAKLASDQNKPDGICVIRPGQGADFVQSLPVRRFHGVGPKGAEKMARLGIETGADLAGKDIAFLRANFGSFADYLYRAARGIDLRPVRSNRIRKSVGGERTFSEDISSGPALRETLENIVDIVWERIERAEAKGRTVTLKMKYTDFQIMTRAKSLSENVRDKAHFAQIGRALLEESLPLPLPIRLMGLTLSNLEGVEKKVVRDEAQLRLL
- a CDS encoding NUDIX domain-containing protein, with the protein product MLRLIPRPVHRVALRIAHRVRHRWRIWRGTRIEGVSTILRDLEGRVVLVRHSYGTPSWCLPGGGLARGESPEDAVRRETREEIGCEVTGLRCIGVLNETISGSPHRAHVYLGTITDMPEADGREIAEARLFPANSLPEPLSKLTRARLELWREHMRTGS
- a CDS encoding 6-phosphogluconolactonase; this translates as MDNVTVIEDAGSSAIADWIESRLRSALAAGEGPLAITVPGGSTPFPIMEELAKAELAWSRIVIFAGDDRVVPLDHPASNRGRIRAIFEPVGAEVAPLTVMEAIPHFALAWLGMGADGHIASLFPNTDPQVDDPAQVRQLTPDPLPPEAPFDRITLTMPSLLDSDEILFTLGEGADKRAVFDAAVRGEHDLPVARLLAAASQPVTCFA
- a CDS encoding Dps family protein, with translation MADSGNNSKTALIEALNGALADHLALYIKTKNFHWHIAGPRFRDLHLLFDEQAAQIISLVDVIGERVRKNDEYTLTSVGSVAKITAIKDQDDVTLTPDAMVAELRDDNRKLLERLEQVKQTSEEANDNATNGLVDDWIDQAEERVWFLNQTAK
- a CDS encoding alkaline phosphatase PhoX; the encoded protein is MPIQDRRQFLGSTAVAMAALVASGCSVRGPAGTGSPRVAGYGDLVADPAGFIDLPQGFSYRILSKLGDRMDDGGSVPDAADGMGCFDIGGGKLVLVRNHELMPGQDIGDPLPKGFGKRDGLVLPGGTTNIVLDARTLAVEKQFRSLAGTIRNCAGGTTPWGSWLTCEEAVTGPGQRYGEGLDKNHGWIFEVPATATGLIDAVPLKAMGRFNHEAACVDPRNGLIYLTEDRDDSLLYRFVPNSGKRLAEGGQLQAMRIVGLDDTRNWDGSNMPREREYAVEWVVMDDVEAPKDDLRQRGAAKGCARFARGEGIHMGDGELYFACTSGGAAKLGQIFRLRPAFDGSRETVSLFYESTDPDQFNYGDNLTIAPDGQLIVCEDQYTEVVDNHLRGVTRDGRAYPLAKLRRQTEWAGACFSPDGRVLFVNSYSPAATLAITGPWQHLG
- a CDS encoding SDR family oxidoreductase, with amino-acid sequence MKLEQGMAAVVTGGASGLGRASAQALADQGLKVAIFDINDEAGEEHAQAIGGTFHHVDIMDEQSVEDGFVAARAANGQERVTVHCAMASQRGKTIGWDKESGGYKRLPTEHYEFGARGVLVASYRVASISALGMANAEPVNDDGERGSITLTASVAAQDGQIGQVIYGSCKAGVNGLVLPMARDLMDLGIRVNSVMPGIFATPLMLGMKDRNPQMWDQLNASVPFPKRLGEPEEFASLIVEIARNTYLNGHQFRIDGAIRMPPK